One stretch of Corvus moneduloides isolate bCorMon1 chromosome 16, bCorMon1.pri, whole genome shotgun sequence DNA includes these proteins:
- the LLGL1 gene encoding lethal(2) giant larvae protein homolog 1 isoform X2: MMKFRFRRQGADPHRDRLRHDLFAFSKTVEHGFPSQPSALAYDPVLRVMAIGTKAGAVKLYGAPGVELTGLHKETATVTQLHFLPGQGWLLSLLDDNTLHLWEVCQKEGCSHLEETRSFGLPGRPGCSPGITRVTVVLPMAAGAMVCLGTEGGAVYFVTLPTLTLLEDKTLFPDEILQSAPDDYRCGKALGPVESIQEHPCDGSRLLIGYSRGLVVLWEQSTRVVQHLFLGNQQLESLAWEQSGKSIVSSHSDGGYMVWAVSGTGQRTQQPVMSTIPYGPFPCKAISKILWRTCESGNPFIIFSGGMPRASYGDRHCVSVLQGQTLATLDFTSRVIDFFTVQSAEVPEGGFENPRALVVLVEEELVAIDLQTPGWPTIPAPYLAPLHSSAITCSCHVSNVPLKLWERIVSVGEQQSPRQSSAAWPIDGGKNLAQEPTQRGLLLTGHEDGTVRFWDASGVSLKPLYKLGTANIFQTDCEHNDSLNQAGDEEWPPFRKVGCFDPYSDDPRLGVQKIALCKYTARMVVAGTAGQVLVMELSDEKSEHAVSVATVDLLQDREGFTWKGHDRLAPRNGPLHFPPGFQPSVLVQCVPPAAVTAVTLHSEWNLVAFGTSHGFGLFDYYRRNPVLARCTLHPNDSLAMEGPLSRVKSLKKSLRQSFRRIRKSRVSGKKRLNASSPSSKVQEANAQLAEQAGPPEVEMTPVQRRIEPRSADDSLSGVVRCLYFADTFLRDAAHHGPTMWAGTNSGSVFAYALEVPSQEKFSERAVEAVLGKEIQLMHRAPVVAIAVLDGRGNPLPEPYEVSRDLAKAPDMQGSHSMLISSEEQFKVFTLPKVSAKTKFKLTAHEGCRVRKVALVSLASAGSEERLENCLACLTNLGDIHMFTVPSLRPQVHYSCIRKEDISGIASCVFTKHGQGFYLISPSEFERFSLSARNVTEPLCRLEVARLQDTSCLSNSSTVTPKLPQANGTHVPRSSEGQHSPSDSDRSPEEHPGAFSPGPIDSPNSSMENPLDTTGDITVEEVKDFLASSEEAERNLRNTSEDEARPTGILIK; the protein is encoded by the exons ACGGTGGAGCACGGcttccccagccagcccagcgCCCTGGCCTACGACCCCGTCCTGCGCGTGATGGCCATTGGCACCAAGGCGGGAGCCGTCAAGCT ATATGGCGCGCCAGGCGTGGAGCTGACGGGCCTGCACAAGGAGACGGCCACTGTCACCCAGCTGCACTTCCTTCCCGGCCAG GGCTGGCTCCTTTCACTGCTGGATGACAACACGCTGCACCTGTGGGAGGTGTGCCAGAAAGagggctgctcccacctggAAGAGACCCGCAGCTTCGGCCTCCCGGGACGCCCAGG ctgctcccctggCATCACACGGGTGACCGTGGTCCTGCCGATGGCCGCTGGTGCCATGGTCTGCCTGGGCACTGAGGGCGGTGCCGTGTACTTTGTCACCCTGCCCACCCTGACGCTGCTGGAGGACAAAACCCTCTTCCCAGATGAGATCCTGCAGAG TGCCCCCGATGACTACCGCTGCGGGAAGGCGCTGGGGCCCGTGGAATCCATCCAGGAGCACCCATGCGACGGCAGCCGGCTCCTCATCGGGTACAGCCGGGGGCTGGTGGtcctctgggagcagagcactCGTGTTGTCCAGCACCTCTTCCTGGGGAACCAG cagctggagagcctGGCCTGGGAGCAGAGTGGGAAGAGCATCGTCAGCTCCCACAGCGATGGCGGGTACATGGTGTGGGCAGTGAGTGGCACTGGCCAGAGGACCCAGCAGCCCGTCATGTCCACCATCCCCTACG GTCCATTCCCTTGCAAAGCCATCAGCAAAATCCTCTGGCGAACCTGCGAGTCAGG GAACCCCTTCATCATCTTCAGTGGGGGGATGCCACGGGCCAGCTACGGTGACAGGCACTGTGTCAGCGTGCTGCAGGGCCAGACCCTGGCCACGCTCGACTTCACCTCCCGTGTCATCGACTTCTTCACTGTGCAGAGCGCAGAGGTGCCTGAGGGAG gcttTGAGAACCCCCGAGCCCTtgtggtgctggtggaggaggagctggtggcCATTGACCTCCAGACGCCGGGCTGGCCCACCATCCCTGCCCCGTACCTGGCGCCGCTCCACTCCTCTGCCATCACCTGCTCCTGCCATGTCTCCAACGTGCCTCTCAAGCTCTGGGAGAGGATCGTCAGTGTGGGCGAGCAGCAGAGCCCCCGGCAATCCTCTGCG gcCTGGCCCATTGATGGGGGAAAGAACCTGGCCCAGGAGCCCACACAGAGGGGGCTTCTCCTCACTGG GCATGAGGACGGCACGGTGCGGTTCTGGGACGCCTCGGGGGTCTCCCTGAAGCCCCTCTACAAGCTGGGCACCGCCAACATCTTCCAGACAGACTGTGAGCACAACGACAGCCTCAACCAGGCGGGTGACGAGGAGTGGCCGCCGTTCCGCAAG GTGGGCTGCTTTGATCCCTACAGCGATGACCCGCGCCTGGGTGTGCAGAAGATTGCGCTCTGCAAGTACACGGCCAGGATGGTGGTGGCTGGCACGGCGGGGCAG GTGCTGGTGATGGAGCTGAGCGATGAGAAGTCCGAGCACGCAGTCAGTGTGGCCACCGTGGATCTGCTGCAGGACCGCGAGGGCTTCACCTGGAAGGGCCATGACCGGCTGGCCCCTCGGAACGGGCCCCTCCACTTCCCCCCCGGCTTCCAGCCCAGCGTGCTGGTGCAGTGCGTGCCCCCCGCCGCCGTCACTGCCGTCACCCTCCACTCCGAGTGGAACCTCGTGGCCTTCGGCACCAGCCACGGCTTTGGACTCTTCGACTACTACCGGCGCAACCCCGTGCTGGCCAG GTGTACACTGCACCCCAACGACTCGCTGGCCATGGAGGGGCCCCTGTCCCGCGTGAAGTCCCTCAAGAAGTCCCTGCGTCAGTCCTTCCGCCGCATCCGCAAGAGCCGCGTGTCGGGCAAGAAGAGGCTCAACGCCAGCAGCCCTTCCAGCAAG gtgcaggaggCCAATGCGCAGCTGGCGGAGCAGGCGGGCCCCCCCGAGGTGGAGATGACGCCGGTGCAGCGGCGGATCGAGCCTCGCTCAGCCGATGATTCGCTTTCGGGGGTCGTGCGGTGCCTCTATTTCGCTGACACCTTTCTCCGTGACG CCGCCCACCACGGCCCCACAATGTGGGCAGGGACCAACTCTGGGTCGGTGTTCGCCTACGCCTTGGAGGTGCCATCGCAGGAGAAGTTCTCAGAGCGGGCGGTGGAGGcggtgctggggaaggagatcCAGCTGATGCACCGGGCGCCCGTGGTGGCCATTGCGGTGCTGGATGGGCGAGGGAACCCCCTGCCTGAACCCTACGAGGTGTCCCGGGACCTCGCCAAGGCCCCTGACATGCAGGGCAGCCACTCCATGCTCATCTCCTCTGAGGAACAGTTCAAG GTGTTCACGCTGCCCAAAGTGAGTGCCAAGACCAAGTTCAAGCTGACAGCACACGAGGGCTGCCGGGTGCGGAAGGTGGCCTTGGTGAGCCTGGCCAGCGCTGGCTCCGAGGAGCGCCTGGAAAACTGCCTGGCCTGTCTCACCAACCTGGGGGACATCCACATGTTCACCGTGCCCAGCCTGCGGCCCCAGGTCCACTACAGCTGCATCCGTAAGGAGGACATCAGTGGCATTGCCTCCTGTGTCTTCACCAAGCATGGCCAAG GTTTCTACCTAATTTCACCATCCGAGTTTGAACGCTTCTCGCTGAGTGCCAGGAATGTGACAGAGCCACTGTGCCGGCTGGAGGTTGCCCGGCTCCAGGACACCTCCTGCCTCAG CAACAGCTCAACGGTGACGCCGAAGCTGCCGCAGGCGAACGGCACCCACGTCCCACGCAGCTCCGAGGGCCAGCACTCCCCCTCGGACAGTGACC GGTCCCCTGAGGAGCACCCAGGTGCCTTCTCGCCCGGCCCCATCGACTCCCCTAACAGCAGCATGGAGAACCCGCTGGACACCACTGGGGACATCACTGTGGAGGAAGTGAAGGATTTCCTGGC gtCCTCAGAGGAAGCGGAGCGGAACCTGCGGAACACCAGCGAGGACGAGGCCCGGCCCACGGGGATCCTCATCAAGTGA
- the LLGL1 gene encoding lethal(2) giant larvae protein homolog 1 isoform X1 — protein sequence MMKFRFRRQGADPHRDRLRHDLFAFSKTVEHGFPSQPSALAYDPVLRVMAIGTKAGAVKLYGAPGVELTGLHKETATVTQLHFLPGQGWLLSLLDDNTLHLWEVCQKEGCSHLEETRSFGLPGRPGSGSANCSPGITRVTVVLPMAAGAMVCLGTEGGAVYFVTLPTLTLLEDKTLFPDEILQSAPDDYRCGKALGPVESIQEHPCDGSRLLIGYSRGLVVLWEQSTRVVQHLFLGNQQLESLAWEQSGKSIVSSHSDGGYMVWAVSGTGQRTQQPVMSTIPYGPFPCKAISKILWRTCESGNPFIIFSGGMPRASYGDRHCVSVLQGQTLATLDFTSRVIDFFTVQSAEVPEGGFENPRALVVLVEEELVAIDLQTPGWPTIPAPYLAPLHSSAITCSCHVSNVPLKLWERIVSVGEQQSPRQSSAAWPIDGGKNLAQEPTQRGLLLTGHEDGTVRFWDASGVSLKPLYKLGTANIFQTDCEHNDSLNQAGDEEWPPFRKVGCFDPYSDDPRLGVQKIALCKYTARMVVAGTAGQVLVMELSDEKSEHAVSVATVDLLQDREGFTWKGHDRLAPRNGPLHFPPGFQPSVLVQCVPPAAVTAVTLHSEWNLVAFGTSHGFGLFDYYRRNPVLARCTLHPNDSLAMEGPLSRVKSLKKSLRQSFRRIRKSRVSGKKRLNASSPSSKVQEANAQLAEQAGPPEVEMTPVQRRIEPRSADDSLSGVVRCLYFADTFLRDAAHHGPTMWAGTNSGSVFAYALEVPSQEKFSERAVEAVLGKEIQLMHRAPVVAIAVLDGRGNPLPEPYEVSRDLAKAPDMQGSHSMLISSEEQFKVFTLPKVSAKTKFKLTAHEGCRVRKVALVSLASAGSEERLENCLACLTNLGDIHMFTVPSLRPQVHYSCIRKEDISGIASCVFTKHGQGFYLISPSEFERFSLSARNVTEPLCRLEVARLQDTSCLSNSSTVTPKLPQANGTHVPRSSEGQHSPSDSDRSPEEHPGAFSPGPIDSPNSSMENPLDTTGDITVEEVKDFLASSEEAERNLRNTSEDEARPTGILIK from the exons ACGGTGGAGCACGGcttccccagccagcccagcgCCCTGGCCTACGACCCCGTCCTGCGCGTGATGGCCATTGGCACCAAGGCGGGAGCCGTCAAGCT ATATGGCGCGCCAGGCGTGGAGCTGACGGGCCTGCACAAGGAGACGGCCACTGTCACCCAGCTGCACTTCCTTCCCGGCCAG GGCTGGCTCCTTTCACTGCTGGATGACAACACGCTGCACCTGTGGGAGGTGTGCCAGAAAGagggctgctcccacctggAAGAGACCCGCAGCTTCGGCCTCCCGGGACGCCCAGGGTCCGGCAGTGCTAA ctgctcccctggCATCACACGGGTGACCGTGGTCCTGCCGATGGCCGCTGGTGCCATGGTCTGCCTGGGCACTGAGGGCGGTGCCGTGTACTTTGTCACCCTGCCCACCCTGACGCTGCTGGAGGACAAAACCCTCTTCCCAGATGAGATCCTGCAGAG TGCCCCCGATGACTACCGCTGCGGGAAGGCGCTGGGGCCCGTGGAATCCATCCAGGAGCACCCATGCGACGGCAGCCGGCTCCTCATCGGGTACAGCCGGGGGCTGGTGGtcctctgggagcagagcactCGTGTTGTCCAGCACCTCTTCCTGGGGAACCAG cagctggagagcctGGCCTGGGAGCAGAGTGGGAAGAGCATCGTCAGCTCCCACAGCGATGGCGGGTACATGGTGTGGGCAGTGAGTGGCACTGGCCAGAGGACCCAGCAGCCCGTCATGTCCACCATCCCCTACG GTCCATTCCCTTGCAAAGCCATCAGCAAAATCCTCTGGCGAACCTGCGAGTCAGG GAACCCCTTCATCATCTTCAGTGGGGGGATGCCACGGGCCAGCTACGGTGACAGGCACTGTGTCAGCGTGCTGCAGGGCCAGACCCTGGCCACGCTCGACTTCACCTCCCGTGTCATCGACTTCTTCACTGTGCAGAGCGCAGAGGTGCCTGAGGGAG gcttTGAGAACCCCCGAGCCCTtgtggtgctggtggaggaggagctggtggcCATTGACCTCCAGACGCCGGGCTGGCCCACCATCCCTGCCCCGTACCTGGCGCCGCTCCACTCCTCTGCCATCACCTGCTCCTGCCATGTCTCCAACGTGCCTCTCAAGCTCTGGGAGAGGATCGTCAGTGTGGGCGAGCAGCAGAGCCCCCGGCAATCCTCTGCG gcCTGGCCCATTGATGGGGGAAAGAACCTGGCCCAGGAGCCCACACAGAGGGGGCTTCTCCTCACTGG GCATGAGGACGGCACGGTGCGGTTCTGGGACGCCTCGGGGGTCTCCCTGAAGCCCCTCTACAAGCTGGGCACCGCCAACATCTTCCAGACAGACTGTGAGCACAACGACAGCCTCAACCAGGCGGGTGACGAGGAGTGGCCGCCGTTCCGCAAG GTGGGCTGCTTTGATCCCTACAGCGATGACCCGCGCCTGGGTGTGCAGAAGATTGCGCTCTGCAAGTACACGGCCAGGATGGTGGTGGCTGGCACGGCGGGGCAG GTGCTGGTGATGGAGCTGAGCGATGAGAAGTCCGAGCACGCAGTCAGTGTGGCCACCGTGGATCTGCTGCAGGACCGCGAGGGCTTCACCTGGAAGGGCCATGACCGGCTGGCCCCTCGGAACGGGCCCCTCCACTTCCCCCCCGGCTTCCAGCCCAGCGTGCTGGTGCAGTGCGTGCCCCCCGCCGCCGTCACTGCCGTCACCCTCCACTCCGAGTGGAACCTCGTGGCCTTCGGCACCAGCCACGGCTTTGGACTCTTCGACTACTACCGGCGCAACCCCGTGCTGGCCAG GTGTACACTGCACCCCAACGACTCGCTGGCCATGGAGGGGCCCCTGTCCCGCGTGAAGTCCCTCAAGAAGTCCCTGCGTCAGTCCTTCCGCCGCATCCGCAAGAGCCGCGTGTCGGGCAAGAAGAGGCTCAACGCCAGCAGCCCTTCCAGCAAG gtgcaggaggCCAATGCGCAGCTGGCGGAGCAGGCGGGCCCCCCCGAGGTGGAGATGACGCCGGTGCAGCGGCGGATCGAGCCTCGCTCAGCCGATGATTCGCTTTCGGGGGTCGTGCGGTGCCTCTATTTCGCTGACACCTTTCTCCGTGACG CCGCCCACCACGGCCCCACAATGTGGGCAGGGACCAACTCTGGGTCGGTGTTCGCCTACGCCTTGGAGGTGCCATCGCAGGAGAAGTTCTCAGAGCGGGCGGTGGAGGcggtgctggggaaggagatcCAGCTGATGCACCGGGCGCCCGTGGTGGCCATTGCGGTGCTGGATGGGCGAGGGAACCCCCTGCCTGAACCCTACGAGGTGTCCCGGGACCTCGCCAAGGCCCCTGACATGCAGGGCAGCCACTCCATGCTCATCTCCTCTGAGGAACAGTTCAAG GTGTTCACGCTGCCCAAAGTGAGTGCCAAGACCAAGTTCAAGCTGACAGCACACGAGGGCTGCCGGGTGCGGAAGGTGGCCTTGGTGAGCCTGGCCAGCGCTGGCTCCGAGGAGCGCCTGGAAAACTGCCTGGCCTGTCTCACCAACCTGGGGGACATCCACATGTTCACCGTGCCCAGCCTGCGGCCCCAGGTCCACTACAGCTGCATCCGTAAGGAGGACATCAGTGGCATTGCCTCCTGTGTCTTCACCAAGCATGGCCAAG GTTTCTACCTAATTTCACCATCCGAGTTTGAACGCTTCTCGCTGAGTGCCAGGAATGTGACAGAGCCACTGTGCCGGCTGGAGGTTGCCCGGCTCCAGGACACCTCCTGCCTCAG CAACAGCTCAACGGTGACGCCGAAGCTGCCGCAGGCGAACGGCACCCACGTCCCACGCAGCTCCGAGGGCCAGCACTCCCCCTCGGACAGTGACC GGTCCCCTGAGGAGCACCCAGGTGCCTTCTCGCCCGGCCCCATCGACTCCCCTAACAGCAGCATGGAGAACCCGCTGGACACCACTGGGGACATCACTGTGGAGGAAGTGAAGGATTTCCTGGC gtCCTCAGAGGAAGCGGAGCGGAACCTGCGGAACACCAGCGAGGACGAGGCCCGGCCCACGGGGATCCTCATCAAGTGA
- the FLII gene encoding protein flightless-1 homolog, translated as MAATGVLPFVRGVDLSGNDFKGGYFPEHVKAMTSLRWLKLNRTGLCYLPEELAALQKLEHLSVSHNSLTTLHGELSGLPCLRAIVARANSLKNSGVPDDIFQLDDLSVLDLSYNQLTECPRELENAKNMLVLNLGHNSIDTIPNQLFINLTDLLYLDLSDNKLESLPPQMRRLVHLQTLILNNNPLLHAQLRQLPAMTALQTLHLRNTQRTQSNLPTSLEGLVNLADVDLSCNDLSRVPECLYTLGSLRRLNLSSNQITELSLCIDQWTQLETLNLSRNQLTSLPSAICKLTKLKKMYLNSNKLDFDGIPSGIGKLTNLEEFMAANNNLELIPESLCRCSKLRKLVLNKNRLVTLPEAIHFLTDVEVLDVRENPNLVMPPKPADRSSEWYNIDFSLQNQLRLAGASPATVAAAAAGSSTKDPLARKMRLRRRKDSAQDDQAKQVLKGMSDVAQEKNKKIEESGEAKAPDLKTRRWDQGLEKPQLDYSEFFSEDVGQLPGLCVWQIENFVPTLVDEAFHGKFYEADCYIVLKTFLDENGSLNWEIYYWIGQEATLDKKACSAIHAVNLRNYLGAECRSIREEMGDESEEFLQVFDNDISYIEGGTASGFFTVEDTQYVTRLYRVYGKKNVKLEPVALKGTSLDPRFVFLLDHGLDLLVWRGSQATLSSTTKARLFAEKINKNERKGKAEITLLTQGQETPEFWEVLGGQPEEIRPCVPDDFQPHKPKLYKVGLGLGYLELPQINYKLSVEHKKRLKADLMPEMRLLQSLLDTKSVYILDCWSDVFIWIGRKSSRLVRAAALKLSQELCTMLHRPKHAMVTRNLEGTECQVFKSKFKNWDDVLRVDYTRNAETVLQDGGLAGKVRKDAEKKDQMKADLTALFLPRQPPMPLSEAEQLMEEWNEDLDGMEGFVLEGKKFTRLPEEEFGHFHTHDCYVFLCRYWVPVEYEEDEEKKKKGEGKGEEEGEEEEEEKQPEEDSQCIVYFWQGREASNMGWLTFTFSLQKKFESHFRGKLEVVRMTQQQENPKFLSHFKRRFVIHRGKRKDRVSAPQPSLYHIRTNGGALCTRCIQINTDAALLSSEFCFILKVPFESTDNQGIVYTWVGRAADPDEAKLAEDIMNHMFDDSYSKQVINEGEEPENFFWVGIGGQKPYDEDADYMKHSRLFRCSNEKGYFSVSEKCSDFCQDDLADDDIMLLDNGQEVYMWVGTQTSQVEIKLSLKACQVYIQHMRSKDPTHPRKLRLVRKGNEPWPFTRCFHAWSVFRKPPT; from the exons ATGGCGGCCACCGGCGTCCTGCCCTTCGTCCGCGGCGTCGATCTCAGCGGCAACGACTTCAAG ggcGGATACTTCCCGGAGCATGTGAAGGCGATGACGAGCCTGCGCTGGCTGAAGCTGAACCGCACGGGGCTGTGCTACCTGCCCGAGGAGCTTGCTGCCCTCCAGAAGCTG gagcacCTCTCCGTGAGTCACAACAGCCTCACCACGCTCCACGGAGAGCTCTCCGGCCTGCCCTGCCTCCGG GCAATCGTGGCTCGTGCAAACAGCCTGAAGAACTCGGGAGTCCCTGATGACATCTTCCAGCTGGATGACCTCTCAGTGCTG GACCTGAGCTACAACCAGCTCACAGAGTGTCCCCGGGAGCTGGAGAATGCCAAGAACATGCTGGTCCTCAACCTTGGCCACAACAG CATCGACACCATCCCCAACCAGCTCTTCATCAACCTGACGGACTTGCTCTACCTGGACCTGAGTGACAACAAGCTGGAGAGTCTCCCCCCACAGATGAGGCGCCTGGTCCACCTGCAGACCCTCATCCTCAACAACAACCCCCTCCTGCACGCACAGCTCCG GCAGCTGCCAGCGATGACGGCCTTGCAGACCCTCCACCTGCGGAACACCCAGCGCACGCAGAGCAACCTCCCCACCAGCCTCGAGGGCCTGGTGAACCTGGCAG ACGTGGACCTCTCCTGCAACGACCTCAGCCGTGTCCCCGAGTGTCTTtacaccctgggcagcctgcGGCGCCTCAACCTCAGCAGCAACCAGATCACAGAGCTGTCCCTCTGCATTGACCAGTGGACCCAGCTGGAGACCCTCAACCTGTCCCGCAACCAGCTCACCTCCTTACCT tcGGCCATCTGTAAGCTGACCAAGCTGAAGAAGATGTACCTAAACTCCAACAAGCTGGACTTTGACGGGATCCCCTCGGGCATCGGCAAGCTCACCAACCTTGAGGAGTTCATGGCGGCCAACAACAACCTGGAGCTCATCCCCGAGAGTTTGTGCAG GTGCTCCAAGCTGAGGAAGTTGGTGCTGAACAAGAACCGCCTGGTGACGCTGCCAGAAGCCATCCACTTCCTGACGGATGTGGAG GTCTTGGACGTGCGTGAGAACCCCAACCTGGTGATGCCCCCGAAGCCAGCGGATCGGTCCTCGGAGTGGTACAACATCGACTTCTCCCTGCAGAACCAGCTCCGCCTGGCCGGAGCCTCCCCCGCCACCGTCGCAGCCGCTGCTGCAG ggagcagcaccaaGGACCCGCTGGCCCGCAAGATGCGGCTCCGGCGGCGCAAGGACTCTGCCCAGGATGACCAGGCCAAGCAGGTGCTGAAGGGGATGTCGGATGTGGCCCAGGAGAAGAATAAGAAGATAGAG GAGAGTGGGGAGGCGAAGGCGCCAGACCTGAAGACACGACGCTGGGACCAGGGCCTGGAGAAGCCACAGCTGGACTACTCAGAGTTCTTCAGCGAGGATGTGGGGCAGCTGCCTGGCCTCTGTGTCTGGCAGATCGAGAACTTCGTGCCCACACTGGTGGACGAGGCTTTCCACGGGAAGTTCTACGAGGCTGACTGCTACATTGTGCTCAAG ACCTTCCTGGATGAGAACGGTTCCCTCAACTGGGAGATCTACTACTGGATTGGGCAGGAGGCCACGCTGGACAAGAAAGCCTGTTCTGCCATCCATGCCGTCAACCTCCGCAACTACCTGGGGGCCGAGTGCCGCAGCATCCGGGAGGAGATGGGGGATGAAAGTGAAGAGTTCCTCCAG GTCTTCGACAATGATATCTCCTACATCGAGGGTGGCACGGCCAGTGGTTTCTTCACTGTCGAGGACACGCAGTATGTCACCAG GCTGTACCGTGTCTATGGGAAGAAGAACGTCAAGCTGGAGCCGGTGGCACTGAAAGGGACATCCCTGGACCCCCG gtttgttttcctcctggaCCATGGCCTCGACCTCCTGGTGTGGCGTGGGAGCCAGGCCACACTGAGCAGCACCACCAAGGCCAG gcTCTTTGCTGAGAAGATCAACAAGAATGAGCGGAAGGGCAAGGCCGAGATTACGCTGCTCACCCAGGGCCAGGAGACCCCCGAAttctgggaggtgctgggggggcAGCCCGAGGAGATCCGACCCTGTGTCCCCGATGACTTCCAGCCCCACAAGCCGAAGCTGTACAAG GTCGGCCTTGGTCTGGGCTacctggagctgccccagatCAACTACAAGCTCTCTGTGGAGCACAAGAAGAGGCTGAAGGCTGATCTGATGCCAGAGATGCGCCTG ctgcagagcctgCTGGACACCAAGAGCGTGTACATCCTGGACTGCTGGTCTGACGTCTTCATCTGGATCGGGAGGAAGTCATCGCGGCTGGTGCGGGCGGCGGCGCTGAAgctgagccaggagctgtgCACAATGCTGCACCGGCCCAAGCACGCCATGGTGACCAGGAACCTGGAGGGCACCGAGTGCCAG GTATTCAAGTCCAAGTTCAAGAATTGGGACGATGTCCTGCGCGTGGATTACACCCGGAACGCTGAGACAGTGCTGCAGGATGGCGGCCTGGCCGGCAAGGTCCGCAAGGACGCCGAGAAGAAGGACCAGATGAAGGCCGACCTCACGGCACTCTTCCTGCCCCGCCAGCCCCCCATGCCCCTCAGCGAG GCGGAGCAGCTGATGGAGGAGTGGAACGAGGACCTGGATGGCATGGAGGGCTTCGTGCTGGAGGGCAAGAAATTCACCCGCCTGCCTGAGGAGGAGTTTGGCCACTTCCACACCCACGACTGCTACGTCTTCCTGTGCAG GTACTGGGTGCCAGTGGAGtatgaggaggatgaggagaaaaagaagaagggtGAAGgcaaaggggaggaggagggtgaggaagaagaggaggagaagcagcctgAGGAAGACTCCCAGTGCATCGTCTACTTCTGGCAGGGCCGGGAGGCCTCCAACATGGGCTGGCTCACCTTCACCTTCAGCCTCCAGAAGAAGTTTGAGAGTCACTTCCGTGGCAAACTGGAG GTGGTGCGCATgacccagcagcaggagaaccCCAAGTTCCTCTCGCACTTCAAGAGGAGGTTTGTGATCCACCGGGGCAAGCGGAAGGACCGGGTCAGcgctccccagcccagcctgtaCCACATCCGCACCAACGGCGGGGCTCTGTGCACCAG GTGCATCCAGATCAACACGGAcgctgctctgctcagctctgagtTCTGCTTCATCCTCAAG GTGCCCTTTGAGAGCACAGACAACCAGGGCATCGTCTACACCTGGGTGGGCAGGGCGGCCGACCCTGACGAGGCCAAGCTGGCTGAGGACATCATGAACCACATGTTTGATGACTCCTACAGCAAACAG GTCATCAACGAGGGAGAAGAGCCTGAAAACTTCTTCTGGGTGGGCATTGGGGGCCAGAAGCCCTACGATGAAGATGCAGACTATATGAAGCACTCACGGCTCTTCAG ATGCTCCAATGAGAAAGGTTATTTCTCTGTGTCAGAAAAGTGCTCAGATTTCTGCCAGGATGACCTGGCTGATGATGACATCATGCTGCTGGACAATGGGCAGGAG GTCTACATGTGGGTGGGCACCCAGACCAGCCAGGTGGAGATCAAGCTGAGCCTCAAGGCGTGCCAG GTCTACATCCAGCACATGCGCTCCAAGGACCCCACGCATCCCCGCAAGCTCCGGCTGGTGCGGAAAGGCAACGAGCCCTGGCCCTTCACGCGCTGCTTCCACGCCTGGAGTGTGTTCCGCAAGCCACCGACCTAA